Proteins encoded within one genomic window of Paraburkholderia sp. HP33-1:
- the tssE gene encoding type VI secretion system baseplate subunit TssE: MNTSDARHRQAYMPSLIDRLLDDAPARRSERPDVYAPNSEGMRRIIQRDLSLLLNTTNLDDEIDMTHYPMLAASVVNYGIPALSGSYLVSRNWETVEKLVRTAIIRFEPRLIPESLRIRPLNSKDPIRYNQLMFEIHGLMCWSPYPLEFRIQSAFDIEMNHVTFDLDTGRGN, encoded by the coding sequence ATGAACACGTCCGACGCCCGACACCGGCAAGCCTACATGCCGTCGCTGATCGACCGCCTGCTCGACGATGCACCCGCGCGGCGCAGCGAGCGGCCAGACGTGTACGCGCCCAACAGCGAAGGCATGCGCCGCATCATCCAGCGTGACCTGAGCCTGCTGCTCAACACGACGAACCTCGACGACGAGATCGACATGACGCACTACCCGATGCTGGCCGCGTCGGTCGTCAATTACGGTATTCCCGCGTTGTCCGGCAGCTACCTCGTCAGTCGTAATTGGGAAACCGTGGAGAAGTTGGTCCGCACCGCGATCATCCGCTTCGAGCCGCGTCTGATTCCCGAATCACTGCGCATCCGGCCGCTCAATAGCAAGGACCCGATACGCTACAACCAGCTCATGTTCGAGATTCACGGCCTCATGTGCTGGTCGCCCTATCCGCTGGAATTCCGTATCCAGAGCGCGTTCGACATCGAAATGAATCACGTCACGTTCGATCTGGACACCGGCAGGGGAAATTGA
- the tssF gene encoding type VI secretion system baseplate subunit TssF — MDPQFLDYYSRELTYMREMAGEFAAQHPKIARRLGMEGIDVADPYVERLIEAFCFMSARTQIKLDAEFPRFTQRLLEVVYPNYVAPTPSIAVAQQRPSLREGDFTKGLKVPRHSMLRSAIPPGEQTACEFRSSQDVTLWPIEIAEARLTAVPPDIPDTDRHLLPHMQLRGALRLRLRTTGEVKFNQMTSFDRLPIYLGGDERIASHLFELIHAGSVASVVRAYGASRDEGLVVAKTPVEFEGLQANQGLLPLTWNTFHGHNLLQEYFACRQRFYFFALTQLAAGLARVDSKEAEIVLLLDRLPEELATHVDASRFLLFCTPVVNLFRKRTDRVEINRARTDFHLLADRTRPLDYEIFSVSRVFGQRAETSLEVEFNPLYQTLHSDVGNYGRYFSVRREQRALSANTRKYGTRTPYIGTEVYVSLVDQAEAPYDDDIRYLSVEAWVTNRDLPRLIPRNGATDLTMSDSVPVGGVRLVVAPSAPRAPYASGETAWRLIRQLSFNYMPLAELDHGDGGQALRNMLGLFITPGEHEQARQIEALVGARTEPVVRRLPGDGLLVYGRGVRCELTVDETGFSGISPYLFGLVLEHYLARHVSINVFTETELRSMQRGPITQWRPRMGGRGAV; from the coding sequence ATGGATCCACAATTTCTCGATTACTACAGCCGCGAACTAACGTACATGCGGGAAATGGCCGGCGAGTTCGCCGCGCAACACCCGAAAATCGCGCGCCGCCTTGGCATGGAGGGCATCGACGTTGCCGACCCCTACGTGGAGCGGCTCATCGAGGCGTTCTGCTTCATGTCGGCGCGCACGCAGATCAAACTCGACGCCGAGTTTCCGCGCTTCACGCAGCGCCTGCTCGAAGTGGTCTATCCGAACTACGTCGCGCCCACGCCGTCGATCGCGGTCGCGCAGCAGCGTCCCAGCCTGCGCGAAGGCGATTTCACGAAGGGGCTGAAGGTACCCCGGCACAGCATGCTGCGCTCGGCAATCCCGCCCGGCGAGCAAACCGCGTGCGAGTTCCGCAGCAGCCAGGACGTCACGTTATGGCCGATCGAGATCGCCGAAGCGCGGCTCACCGCCGTGCCACCGGATATTCCCGACACCGATCGACATCTGTTGCCGCACATGCAATTGCGCGGCGCGTTACGCCTTCGCCTGCGCACCACCGGCGAAGTGAAGTTCAACCAGATGACAAGCTTCGACCGGCTGCCTATTTACCTTGGAGGCGACGAACGCATCGCTTCGCATCTGTTCGAACTGATCCACGCTGGTAGCGTCGCTTCGGTCGTGCGCGCGTATGGCGCGTCGAGAGACGAAGGGCTCGTGGTCGCGAAAACGCCGGTCGAATTTGAAGGTCTGCAAGCGAACCAGGGCCTGCTGCCGCTCACGTGGAATACGTTTCACGGCCACAACCTGCTGCAGGAATACTTCGCGTGCCGCCAGCGCTTCTATTTCTTCGCGCTGACGCAGCTCGCAGCGGGGCTCGCGCGCGTGGACAGCAAGGAAGCCGAGATCGTGCTGCTGCTCGACCGTCTGCCGGAAGAGCTGGCCACGCACGTCGACGCATCGCGTTTCCTGCTGTTCTGTACGCCGGTCGTCAACCTGTTTCGCAAGCGCACCGACCGCGTCGAAATCAACCGCGCGCGAACCGATTTCCATCTGCTCGCCGACCGCACCAGGCCGCTCGACTACGAAATCTTTTCGGTGTCGCGCGTATTCGGCCAGCGAGCGGAAACATCGCTCGAAGTCGAGTTCAATCCGCTCTATCAGACGCTGCACAGTGACGTCGGCAACTACGGCCGCTATTTTTCGGTGCGCCGCGAGCAGCGCGCGCTGTCGGCCAATACACGCAAGTACGGCACCCGTACGCCATATATCGGCACCGAGGTCTACGTATCGCTCGTCGATCAGGCGGAGGCGCCGTACGATGACGACATCCGCTACCTGTCGGTCGAAGCATGGGTCACCAACCGCGACCTGCCACGCCTGATCCCGCGTAACGGTGCGACCGACCTCACGATGTCGGACTCCGTGCCGGTCGGGGGCGTGCGTCTCGTCGTTGCACCGAGCGCGCCTCGCGCGCCGTACGCGAGCGGTGAAACGGCGTGGCGTCTGATCCGGCAGTTGAGCTTCAACTACATGCCGCTCGCCGAACTCGATCACGGCGACGGCGGCCAGGCACTGCGGAACATGCTCGGCCTCTTCATCACCCCGGGGGAGCACGAACAGGCGCGTCAGATCGAGGCGCTCGTCGGCGCGCGCACCGAACCTGTGGTCCGGCGTCTGCCCGGCGACGGACTGCTCGTTTACGGGCGTGGCGTGCGCTGTGAGCTGACGGTCGACGAAACGGGCTTTTCCGGTATCAGCCCGTATCTGTTCGGCCTCGTGCTAGAGCATTACCTCGCGCGTCACGTATCGATCAACGTGTTCACCGAAACTGAACTCCGTTCGATGCAACGTGGCCCGATCACGCAGTGGCGGCCACGCATGGGCGGACGCGGAGCGGTATGA
- the tssG gene encoding type VI secretion system baseplate subunit TssG produces MDVPLVSAVAPMRSSLDPQSLDAWFDPDAPWQSGFLSLLRAIAARDPLMPLPGTARLPQEEPFRIGQQPTLAFAPREIASLGTRNGRLDVRLFGLGLWGPQGPLPLHMTELAHSRVESHQDHALVGLVDLFHHRALSQFYRAWASGQATASLDRAGDEAFSFYVASLTGVDPAEAKQSCLPTHSRYSAAAHLVREARNPHGVAATLSHYFGVPMSIEEFVPHWIHLCASEHTKLGVPGPAAIIGECSQLGEAIPDQQHKFRLVVGPLDLDQYLRLTPHGEDLPTFVEWVRAFVGHEYAWEVKLLVKPRAAPPACIGTSQRLGYSTWLGDSLDDLPVVGMVFEPEQYND; encoded by the coding sequence ATGGATGTGCCACTGGTGAGCGCCGTCGCGCCAATGCGATCATCGCTCGATCCGCAATCGCTCGACGCGTGGTTCGATCCCGACGCGCCGTGGCAATCCGGCTTCCTGAGCCTGCTGCGCGCGATCGCCGCCCGCGACCCGCTGATGCCGTTGCCCGGTACCGCACGCCTGCCGCAAGAAGAGCCGTTCCGGATCGGGCAGCAACCCACACTGGCCTTTGCGCCGCGCGAGATCGCGTCGCTCGGCACGCGCAACGGCCGCCTCGACGTGCGTCTGTTCGGACTCGGCCTGTGGGGACCGCAAGGGCCGCTGCCACTGCACATGACGGAGCTGGCCCACAGCCGGGTGGAAAGCCACCAGGATCATGCGCTAGTCGGGCTCGTCGATCTGTTCCATCACCGCGCGCTGTCGCAGTTTTATCGTGCATGGGCGTCGGGGCAAGCCACTGCGTCGCTCGACCGCGCCGGCGACGAAGCGTTCTCGTTCTATGTCGCCAGTCTGACCGGCGTCGACCCGGCCGAGGCGAAACAGTCGTGTCTGCCCACGCACTCGCGCTACAGCGCGGCGGCGCACCTCGTGCGCGAGGCGCGCAATCCGCACGGTGTCGCGGCGACGCTCTCGCATTACTTCGGTGTCCCGATGTCCATCGAAGAATTCGTGCCGCACTGGATCCATCTTTGCGCATCGGAACATACAAAGCTCGGTGTGCCGGGGCCCGCGGCGATCATCGGTGAATGCTCGCAGCTTGGTGAGGCGATTCCTGACCAGCAGCACAAATTCCGGCTCGTCGTCGGTCCGCTCGATCTCGACCAGTATCTGCGCCTCACGCCGCATGGAGAAGACCTGCCGACGTTCGTCGAATGGGTGCGGGCCTTCGTCGGCCACGAATATGCGTGGGAGGTCAAACTGCTCGTCAAACCGCGGGCGGCACCGCCCGCCTGCATCGGCACGTCGCAGAGACTCGGCTACTCGACGTGGCTCGGTGATTCCCTCGACGACCTTCCCGTCGTCGGCATGGTTTTCGAACCTGAACAGTACAACGACTGA
- the tssA gene encoding type VI secretion system protein TssA: MNANTPAAVLRYADLLEPVSADAPCGPDLEYDPAFVMLQAAAAPRVEAQYGDFVDVPPSANWAEIERDCRALLLRTKDIRLAVILLRCRTRLAGAAGLRDGLALLMAMFECYGEALHPLPVFDGERDPAMFANAIGGLVEPDGTLADARDIPMPRAAGLQLHLRDIEKSFATPRQKDALAPESVVRLLKELWGRRDATIAAFVEAQRLTQRITAWCDQTLGVDAPDLGALSRALQPFAQHQVDGGGASAPMAARAVQAENDAEPVAPPAAAPTAAISQSDAPPDLPMATMPPMDRWSALAAIQETRMWFERNEPSSPVIVLLRQSERMVGKRFSELAHIIPADLLAKWDEIDS, encoded by the coding sequence ATGAACGCCAACACTCCCGCCGCCGTGCTGCGCTACGCGGACCTGCTCGAGCCGGTCTCGGCGGACGCGCCTTGCGGCCCCGATCTCGAATACGATCCGGCTTTCGTGATGCTGCAGGCGGCCGCGGCCCCGCGCGTCGAAGCGCAATACGGTGACTTCGTCGACGTTCCGCCATCGGCCAACTGGGCCGAAATCGAACGCGATTGCCGCGCGCTGCTGCTGCGCACGAAAGACATCCGTCTCGCGGTGATCCTGCTACGGTGCCGAACCCGGCTTGCAGGCGCGGCCGGCTTGCGCGACGGACTGGCCTTACTGATGGCGATGTTCGAATGCTACGGCGAAGCGCTCCACCCGCTGCCCGTGTTCGATGGCGAACGCGATCCGGCGATGTTTGCGAACGCGATCGGAGGACTCGTCGAGCCCGATGGCACGCTGGCCGATGCACGCGACATCCCGATGCCGAGGGCTGCGGGGCTGCAACTGCATTTGCGCGATATCGAAAAATCATTCGCGACACCGCGCCAGAAGGATGCGCTCGCCCCTGAATCCGTCGTTCGGTTGCTAAAGGAATTGTGGGGCCGACGCGACGCGACGATTGCCGCGTTCGTCGAAGCGCAACGTCTGACGCAACGCATTACTGCATGGTGCGATCAGACGCTCGGCGTCGATGCACCCGATCTTGGCGCGTTGTCCCGAGCGCTGCAACCATTCGCGCAGCACCAGGTGGACGGCGGTGGCGCGTCCGCGCCGATGGCCGCCCGAGCCGTCCAGGCGGAGAACGACGCCGAACCTGTTGCGCCGCCGGCTGCCGCCCCTACGGCGGCGATTTCGCAGTCCGATGCGCCGCCTGATCTGCCGATGGCCACCATGCCTCCAATGGATCGCTGGAGCGCGCTCGCGGCCATTCAGGAAACCCGCATGTGGTTCGAGCGAAACGAACCGAGCAGCCCCGTCATTGTTTTGCTGCGCCAGTCAGAGCGAATGGTGGGCAAACGGTTTTCAGAACTCGCCCATATCATTCCCGCCGATTTACTCGCTAAATGGGACGAGATCGACAGTTGA
- a CDS encoding fimbrial protein has product MKRLVQFFVLVCLAIPHFAFAACTQLKSAQIAELLSQGYIAAHPLVVNIPFQQSSVSIDPAVPIGTVIATGLQPAYATFANFTDCTNGGTVAFGYLSATPSTVTGVYNTNIPGIGFRVTYLRATGTNSSLPFTSTFSAGEPNQVIYGRFGIGSQFQIELIKTGNIASNVNVMFNTIGAGIANGDGSQVVTITGGGINVKVLPSCSVNTSTLNIDFGTFGPSDVTNTIGPTQPVDFTVLCTGPTPAASITAALSGTPDTNDSSMLKNTGANNLAIRLQEKSTKTILRPNDPTSTLVHMPQGAMQSPFELEATVLRVGTATPTAGKIQATATITMTII; this is encoded by the coding sequence ATGAAACGACTCGTCCAGTTTTTCGTCCTGGTTTGCCTCGCTATTCCCCATTTCGCGTTCGCCGCATGCACGCAGCTGAAGTCGGCGCAGATTGCCGAACTGCTGTCTCAAGGCTATATCGCGGCACATCCGTTAGTGGTCAACATACCATTCCAGCAAAGCTCGGTATCGATCGATCCAGCGGTGCCAATCGGCACCGTGATCGCCACCGGCTTGCAGCCGGCGTACGCCACCTTTGCGAATTTCACGGACTGCACTAACGGCGGCACGGTAGCATTCGGTTATTTGAGCGCCACACCGTCCACTGTTACTGGGGTGTACAACACCAACATCCCTGGAATCGGTTTTCGCGTGACCTATCTTCGTGCGACCGGCACGAATTCGTCACTTCCGTTCACGTCGACCTTTTCGGCTGGCGAACCCAATCAGGTGATCTACGGCCGCTTTGGCATTGGCTCGCAATTCCAGATCGAGCTGATTAAAACGGGGAACATCGCGAGCAACGTCAACGTGATGTTCAACACGATAGGAGCCGGCATCGCCAATGGCGACGGCAGCCAGGTCGTGACCATCACGGGCGGCGGCATCAACGTGAAGGTCCTGCCAAGTTGCTCGGTCAATACCAGCACACTAAACATCGACTTCGGTACTTTCGGCCCAAGCGACGTGACGAACACAATCGGCCCGACCCAACCTGTCGACTTCACGGTGCTCTGCACCGGCCCCACGCCCGCGGCTTCGATCACCGCCGCACTTTCCGGAACGCCCGACACAAACGACAGCAGCATGCTGAAAAACACCGGCGCGAACAATCTCGCCATCCGTTTGCAGGAAAAGTCGACAAAAACGATTTTGAGGCCCAACGATCCGACCAGCACCCTCGTCCATATGCCGCAGGGCGCAATGCAGTCGCCATTCGAACTCGAAGCCACGGTATTGCGCGTCGGAACTGCGACGCCGACCGCAGGCAAGATCCAGGCAACTGCAACGATCACCATGACCATTATCTAA
- a CDS encoding UDP-N-acetylglucosamine-transferase: MTDLSVTPPNSIFVQIASYRDPQLIPTLLDFIHKARKPDLLRIVVCWQHAPDESIGQFWQQGFGKWRTEQADSWTIQHLGYRDAKIELIDVPHMMSQGACWARNLLQQRYGGERYTLQLDSHHRFVDGWDTLVIDMLESLRDESPKPVLTTYLPMYDPENHDSRRSDEPRMLAYSSFNREGVVVFRSKRLADWRTRSQPVRTRFFSAHFAFADGHFAEVVQHDPHYFFLGEEISIAVRAFTHGYDLYCPHRLIAWHEYKRSYRFKIWNDHTQEAKQRGDIEEPWNERNQRSFQRNRALLGVDGEARPQEDFGKYGLGAERTLAEYEVYAGISFALRGIQKSVLNDEAPVPGVRPVGEATWKASLQRANDVRVCVHRHSFDKHALMHGIEHPLPVATSAIAVIYDHGDTELRREIVDASRLSRHRNNDWLDFHATFESELEQIPAYYVLELLDHDGNVLSRVRSTVDA; the protein is encoded by the coding sequence ATGACCGATTTATCCGTCACACCGCCGAATTCAATCTTCGTGCAGATCGCAAGTTATCGCGATCCGCAATTGATTCCCACTCTGCTTGATTTCATCCATAAGGCAAGAAAGCCGGATCTGCTACGTATCGTCGTGTGTTGGCAGCATGCACCCGACGAAAGCATAGGCCAGTTCTGGCAACAGGGTTTTGGCAAATGGAGGACCGAACAGGCCGACAGCTGGACCATCCAGCATCTCGGTTATCGTGACGCGAAAATCGAGTTAATCGACGTGCCTCACATGATGTCGCAAGGTGCATGCTGGGCCCGTAACCTGCTCCAACAGCGTTACGGCGGTGAGCGTTACACGTTGCAGCTCGACTCGCATCACCGCTTCGTCGACGGCTGGGACACGCTCGTGATCGACATGCTGGAATCATTGCGCGACGAAAGTCCGAAGCCGGTGCTGACCACCTATCTTCCGATGTACGACCCAGAGAATCACGACTCTCGAAGAAGCGATGAGCCGAGAATGTTGGCTTACTCGAGCTTCAATCGTGAGGGGGTGGTGGTGTTTCGCTCGAAGAGGCTCGCCGACTGGAGAACGCGCAGTCAGCCCGTCCGAACGCGCTTCTTCAGTGCTCACTTCGCATTCGCCGACGGCCATTTTGCCGAAGTGGTCCAACACGATCCGCACTACTTCTTTCTCGGCGAGGAGATCTCGATCGCCGTCCGCGCCTTCACTCACGGCTATGACCTGTACTGTCCGCACCGGTTGATCGCCTGGCACGAATATAAGCGCTCGTATCGCTTCAAGATCTGGAACGACCATACTCAGGAGGCCAAGCAACGGGGAGATATCGAGGAGCCCTGGAACGAGCGCAACCAACGCTCGTTTCAGCGCAATCGGGCGCTGCTCGGCGTCGACGGAGAGGCGCGGCCGCAGGAAGATTTCGGCAAGTATGGGCTCGGCGCCGAACGCACGCTGGCCGAATACGAGGTGTACGCAGGCATCAGCTTTGCGCTGCGCGGTATCCAGAAGTCGGTGCTCAACGACGAGGCGCCCGTTCCGGGCGTGCGGCCTGTCGGCGAGGCGACATGGAAGGCCTCACTGCAACGCGCAAATGACGTGCGCGTGTGCGTGCATCGGCATAGCTTCGACAAACATGCGCTCATGCACGGCATCGAGCACCCATTGCCGGTCGCCACGTCCGCCATCGCCGTAATCTACGACCACGGTGACACCGAGCTGCGCCGCGAAATCGTCGATGCTAGCCGCCTTTCCCGACACCGCAATAACGACTGGCTCGACTTCCATGCGACGTTCGAATCAGAGCTTGAGCAGATCCCAGCCTATTACGTCCTGGAATTGCTCGACCACGACGGCAACGTTTTGAGCCGGGTTCGAAGCACCGTCGACGCATGA
- a CDS encoding RHS repeat-associated core domain-containing protein — MTAGIAGIGGELVRLPGAVLPLASAGPLLDRCERLGDMVDRYRMRRALSGILCASVDVISGSKICLPADETDFRLRGRFPIEWSRCYSSAQHAVGLLGVGWRMSWEITLRKLDDQLVYSDEFGSTLSVPFPPRGSQVIASSAQLHIAHLSDGRLVVADLTPHYRVFGEFDANGLSRLKYVEDLRQQRIGLIWDTDGRLLRMRGICGHELRMHYESRMGARLVAVECVEGGPTGALVQYGYSQRGELTEVRNRVGEIVRRFAYREGRIVEEADALGMATRYVWQSIGGAARVVQRVTSEGALEHFAYDVDSRTSVVSDVFDNEAHWQYDEQSRVLSHTDFDGRSYRFDYGEAVAPLIVQLPGKRAVRLEYDMLGRVVHETDPLGETRSTQYAFASREPVSVALSDGRTWMWARNDRLRPVHYQAPSGEITRFEYDADGEVARSTDVQEIATTYTRNAWGQVTRRAGAGGSTTTYEYDVNGYVVSVTDALGAVTRIGRDGLGRPLTVTRPDGQIERHVWNAKGQRISFAGPSGRSRHWYRDRRGNIVRAVDEEGHVTVRQYDAHGRPVRIESANGAVQSLQWDASGCRSITDADGVERSFDYTDGGQIRCITWKAGAQQRRETFDYDSAGRLIGRETLHNRYTYRYGPRGSLECVSRVPTQEGELLGISADEIRFERDTGGRVVAEHGANGTPRYTYDAAGRLVATLLPQGQEVRTRRFETGDIAFVELDERRIARFWYDPMRRQVARTQGSLRTHTGYSPPGLPVWWRSVTGSDLDTPGAATEPVIELWREADYSLADVIVRTGGAAGGQTWYDYDRRGCLLRCVSEKLDIEYFTWDAASNLLDAPGGNWFPAVYPDHRLRECRGHRYEYDAWGQLVRRSGRDHTLSLDWDAEGHLVAVHRKDSTVRYHYDALGRRIAKLMEPASTRRAQQLPAPVQDDVTRYLWQGFRLIQEQNAAALRTYLYQPEPDRSIGLAPLACVDQTLADDGTPENTQVYHYHTDVAGTAVALTDETGQVVWQGRYRAWGNLVAPEWGSSDALTQPLRYAGQYSDDETTLHYNGARFYDPHSGRYISPDRTGDGGVSPYRYAPNPLTWCNPLGRATPARFPYVAGGDASCVDGASNPAQNVAVVVEQFQDVIGWDLLKL, encoded by the coding sequence GTGACGGCTGGGATCGCTGGAATCGGCGGGGAGCTGGTCAGGCTGCCCGGCGCTGTGTTGCCGCTCGCGAGTGCCGGACCGCTGCTCGACCGTTGTGAGCGGCTTGGCGACATGGTGGACCGGTATCGGATGCGTCGCGCGCTGTCGGGCATTCTATGCGCCTCCGTCGACGTGATCAGCGGCAGCAAGATATGCCTGCCCGCCGACGAAACCGATTTCCGGCTGCGTGGCCGGTTTCCGATCGAATGGTCGCGCTGCTACTCGAGCGCGCAGCACGCGGTCGGGCTGCTCGGCGTCGGCTGGCGCATGAGTTGGGAAATCACGCTGCGCAAGCTGGACGATCAACTCGTCTATTCCGACGAATTCGGCAGCACACTGAGCGTGCCGTTTCCGCCGCGCGGGTCGCAGGTGATCGCGTCGTCGGCGCAATTGCACATCGCGCATCTGAGCGACGGACGCCTGGTCGTCGCGGATCTGACGCCGCATTACCGCGTGTTTGGCGAGTTCGACGCGAACGGGCTTTCCAGGCTCAAGTATGTCGAGGATCTGCGTCAGCAGCGGATCGGTCTGATCTGGGATACCGACGGGCGCTTGCTGCGCATGCGCGGCATTTGCGGCCACGAGTTGCGGATGCACTACGAGTCGCGGATGGGCGCGCGTCTGGTTGCCGTCGAGTGCGTCGAGGGTGGGCCGACCGGCGCGCTGGTCCAGTACGGCTACAGCCAGCGTGGCGAACTCACCGAAGTGCGCAACCGCGTCGGCGAAATCGTGCGCCGCTTTGCGTACCGTGAAGGACGGATCGTCGAGGAGGCCGACGCGCTCGGAATGGCGACACGCTACGTATGGCAATCGATCGGGGGCGCGGCGCGGGTGGTTCAACGCGTCACGTCGGAAGGCGCGCTCGAGCACTTCGCCTACGACGTCGATAGCCGGACCAGCGTGGTTAGCGACGTGTTCGACAACGAGGCGCACTGGCAATATGACGAGCAGAGCCGCGTGCTGTCGCACACGGATTTCGACGGCCGGAGCTATCGCTTCGACTACGGCGAGGCCGTCGCGCCGCTCATCGTTCAACTGCCCGGCAAGCGCGCGGTTCGCCTTGAATACGACATGCTTGGACGCGTCGTGCACGAAACCGATCCTCTGGGCGAGACCCGCTCGACGCAGTATGCGTTTGCGTCGCGCGAACCCGTGTCGGTCGCGCTGAGCGATGGGCGTACGTGGATGTGGGCGCGCAACGATCGCTTGCGGCCGGTGCACTATCAGGCGCCGTCAGGAGAAATTACGCGCTTTGAATATGATGCCGATGGTGAGGTCGCGCGCTCGACAGATGTGCAGGAAATCGCGACCACCTACACGCGTAATGCCTGGGGACAGGTGACACGACGCGCGGGAGCAGGTGGCAGCACGACCACATACGAGTACGACGTCAATGGCTACGTCGTCAGCGTGACTGACGCGCTCGGCGCCGTTACGCGAATCGGGCGAGACGGCCTCGGCCGGCCGTTGACGGTCACGCGTCCGGATGGACAGATCGAGCGTCATGTGTGGAATGCCAAGGGTCAGCGAATCTCCTTCGCTGGTCCGAGCGGCCGCAGCCGGCACTGGTACCGGGACCGGCGCGGCAATATCGTTCGCGCGGTCGACGAAGAAGGTCACGTGACCGTGCGTCAGTACGATGCACATGGGCGTCCGGTTCGAATCGAAAGTGCGAACGGCGCGGTGCAGTCGCTGCAGTGGGACGCGAGCGGTTGCCGGTCAATAACGGATGCAGACGGCGTCGAGCGCAGTTTCGACTATACGGACGGCGGCCAGATCCGTTGCATCACGTGGAAGGCGGGCGCGCAGCAGCGTCGCGAAACGTTCGACTATGACAGCGCTGGCCGCCTGATTGGGCGCGAAACCTTGCACAACCGCTATACGTATCGCTATGGGCCGCGCGGATCGCTGGAATGCGTGAGCCGTGTACCGACCCAGGAAGGTGAGCTACTCGGCATCAGCGCCGATGAAATCCGCTTCGAGCGCGACACCGGCGGCCGGGTCGTCGCGGAGCACGGCGCGAACGGCACACCGCGTTATACGTACGACGCCGCGGGTCGCCTTGTCGCGACGCTGCTGCCGCAGGGGCAGGAGGTGCGCACGCGTCGCTTCGAAACCGGCGACATCGCGTTCGTCGAACTGGACGAGCGGCGAATTGCGCGATTCTGGTACGACCCGATGCGCCGCCAGGTTGCGCGCACGCAGGGCAGCTTGCGTACGCATACGGGCTATTCGCCACCCGGCTTGCCAGTATGGTGGCGCTCGGTCACGGGATCCGACCTGGACACGCCGGGCGCCGCGACCGAACCTGTGATCGAGTTGTGGCGCGAGGCCGACTACAGTCTCGCAGACGTGATCGTCAGAACGGGCGGCGCGGCTGGCGGCCAGACATGGTACGACTATGACCGGCGAGGGTGCCTGTTGCGGTGCGTCTCGGAGAAGCTGGACATCGAGTACTTCACGTGGGACGCCGCGAGCAATCTGCTCGATGCGCCCGGCGGCAACTGGTTCCCGGCCGTCTATCCGGATCATCGGCTGCGGGAATGTCGCGGCCATCGTTACGAGTACGACGCGTGGGGACAACTGGTGCGTAGAAGCGGCCGCGATCATACGCTGTCGCTCGATTGGGATGCCGAGGGGCACCTTGTTGCCGTGCATCGCAAGGACAGCACGGTGCGCTATCACTACGATGCACTGGGCCGGCGTATCGCCAAGCTCATGGAGCCGGCTTCGACGCGACGAGCGCAGCAACTACCGGCGCCGGTCCAGGATGACGTCACGCGCTATTTGTGGCAGGGATTCAGACTGATTCAGGAGCAGAACGCAGCGGCACTGCGCACGTACCTGTATCAACCCGAACCCGACCGCTCGATCGGCCTCGCGCCGCTCGCTTGCGTAGACCAGACACTCGCGGACGATGGAACGCCAGAAAACACGCAGGTCTATCACTACCACACGGACGTGGCCGGTACGGCTGTCGCGCTAACCGACGAAACCGGGCAGGTGGTGTGGCAAGGGCGTTATCGCGCGTGGGGCAATCTCGTCGCGCCAGAGTGGGGCAGCAGCGACGCACTGACACAGCCGCTTCGTTACGCCGGTCAGTATTCGGACGATGAAACCACGCTGCATTACAACGGTGCGCGGTTTTACGATCCTCACTCGGGTCGCTACATCAGCCCCGATCGCACCGGTGACGGCGGCGTTAGTCCGTATCGCTACGCGCCGAATCCGCTGACATGGTGCAATCCTCTCGGCCGCGCGACGCCGGCAAGGTTTCCGTACGTTGCGGGCGGGGACGCGTCATGCGTCGACGGTGCTTCGAACCCGGCTCAAAACGTTGCCGTCGTGGTCGAGCAATTCCAGGACGTAATAGGCTGGGATCTGCTCAAGCTCTGA
- a CDS encoding PAAR domain-containing protein, whose amino-acid sequence MYPVVRKGDPIGDGGAVVGGSPSVFVNGIPAALVGISSVVCSLHPSVQCVIAGSGSVFINDVPAAIVGGSVSCGSALPVGSPDVLIGG is encoded by the coding sequence ATGTATCCAGTGGTTCGCAAAGGCGATCCGATCGGCGACGGTGGTGCCGTCGTCGGTGGGTCACCATCGGTCTTTGTCAATGGAATACCGGCGGCGCTCGTCGGCATCAGTTCCGTGGTTTGCTCGCTGCACCCGTCCGTGCAATGCGTGATTGCCGGTTCGGGCTCCGTATTCATCAACGACGTGCCGGCGGCAATCGTCGGCGGCTCGGTTTCGTGTGGCTCGGCGCTGCCCGTTGGCTCGCCGGACGTGCTGATCGGCGGGTGA